The following coding sequences are from one Saprospiraceae bacterium window:
- the sprA gene encoding cell surface protein SprA produces MGNLALSYISLQTIFNSDIDDVFRRFSDARPIVSQRVADRLGIKNLSPTNPDYRDGFQGDHIDVVTPAFFAAYTNKDPNKVGLDLFETFPLPNWQVSYNGLSKLSGLKDIFQDFSIRHAYKNTLTINSFKSNLDYRIDANELPLSRRGNDDRASYHARYEVPELVISEQFAPLVGVNIKTKAGMELGLDYNKNRNLNLRNGIDGQLLETKATTYTIKMGYIIKDVFLSWLPGMKALNKDYKPPKKTKKKKKKADDEDQDPDANINNPKGNDLEISFDFGINDNITKIHRLDANVNAQANSGSKQISFTPAIKYSMSKNLNIRVFVDYRKTIPYVLSQFKDVRINGGLNVQYTLN; encoded by the coding sequence ATGGGCAACTTAGCTTTATCTTATATTTCATTACAAACCATATTCAACAGTGACATTGATGATGTATTCAGGCGTTTCAGCGATGCACGGCCCATTGTTTCTCAGCGAGTAGCAGATCGCTTGGGGATCAAAAATTTGAGTCCGACAAATCCCGATTATCGCGATGGATTTCAGGGCGACCACATTGATGTCGTAACACCTGCATTTTTTGCAGCTTATACAAATAAGGACCCCAATAAAGTTGGACTGGATCTATTTGAAACTTTTCCACTGCCGAATTGGCAAGTTAGCTATAATGGTTTGAGTAAATTAAGTGGACTTAAAGACATATTTCAGGATTTCAGCATCCGACATGCTTATAAGAATACATTGACGATCAATAGTTTTAAAAGCAATCTCGATTATCGCATAGATGCAAATGAATTACCCCTTTCCAGAAGAGGTAACGACGATCGCGCTTCATATCATGCCCGGTATGAAGTTCCCGAACTCGTCATCAGCGAACAATTTGCACCACTCGTTGGTGTGAATATAAAGACCAAGGCAGGCATGGAGCTTGGACTGGATTACAACAAGAACAGAAATTTAAATCTTCGCAACGGAATTGACGGACAATTGCTTGAAACAAAAGCAACGACCTATACCATCAAAATGGGTTATATCATCAAAGATGTTTTTCTATCCTGGCTGCCAGGTATGAAAGCTTTAAATAAAGATTATAAACCGCCTAAGAAAACAAAGAAGAAAAAGAAAAAGGCTGATGATGAAGATCAGGACCCGGATGCTAATATTAATAATCCGAAGGGCAATGATCTGGAAATCAGTTTTGATTTTGGGATCAACGATAATATTACTAAAATTCACAGGTTGGATGCCAATGTAAATGCTCAAGCCAATAGTGGTTCCAAACAGATCAGTTTTACTCCTGCCATCAAATATAGCATGAGTAAAAACCTAAACATTCGCGTGTTTGTGGATTACCGGAAAACCATTCCGTATGTTCTAAGCCAATTTAAGGACGTGCGCATCAATGGAGGTCTGAATGTACAATATACATTGAATTAG
- the sprA gene encoding cell surface protein SprA: MNKLGNLFLTAFIAACMFSAVYAAGGRHIPDWNEKPLTSIQDTIPLKDRPGNFVENPRNNPFDLKDPNSIEQDIEYDPETNSFKVTEKVGDLEYRPGTTLSFDEFLKFKARQQDKEYYKDLAGISTGKKTYGDLIDPITKIDLKKNLADKLFGGFGIDIKPQGSIGFFVGGYYNFTDNPQLQDYQKRQWGPDFDTDIRMDLTGSIGDKLKLNANYDTKAAFDFENKLKLAYDSEKFSEDDIIKKIEAGNVSLPLRTKLIQGSQNLFGFKTDWQFGYLRLTGLISQQKSKQENIEVKGGGVVQEFEIRPDGYDENRHFFLSTYNRSTYEFALEKLPEINSQFKVKDIEVWITEDAQNSRETELRDIVALADLGISTPDQFDMGDSAALTFLPGRAISKDKAGVEVPSNTSNTLLDKILENPEARDLNKVVRILSNPAGLNLKQGRDFEKVRARRLNQNEYTYHADLGFISLRLRPRPNQVLAVAYHYLQNGRDIDPRSGATYKVGEFTSEVKSDSLNYKVIFVKMLKSSAQRTDLPSYRQMMKNVYPTGGFNLNPDDFTMDIYYEDRDGKSKRYIQEIDGFPLLNLFRMDFLNKSNDPQPDGVFDFIPGQTVIPASGAVIFPVLEPFGSSLYKLLSNVIKDSVRTKEIYDKYKYTALYDVSITAARRELKSNQFVIKGSYKSGKSNEISLNTFNLDPNARVVVSAGSRSLVEGSDYIVDRNLGKVTILNEALLQSGVPINVDFEDSALFSFQTKTMIGLRAEYSKRKDWSVGATYMHLFEKPFTEKVNIGEDPINNRIVGLDFNIAKKAPWMTRILDKLPFYATKEVSSWKLEAEGAALLPGHSNTINQQGSEGGVVYIDDFEGASSGIGLGFNVSQWVLASAPQGINDKPFQGSGLYDNVISNANRALLSWYRIDDFARVSTLNPNNHYTRLVDEIEIFPNKQRPIGFSTELTFDMTYYPEEKGPYNFDVNGGLMAIDSTFGGVSTAGIDRDHKLLQPETRWAGLMTRLNTNDFEANNVEYIDFWLLNPFLPKADPSDPVTGNGKLYIQLGNFSEDIFKDGKQQFEHGLPTPDLNLLTDPSVFGKISRFPPITSSFDINNRERQDLGYDGLNSVSSNFDKDENTFYANYIAQQQNFLNPTAFAELARDPANDDYTSYRSNTFAPNIPVTDKYKRYNMPEGNAQIETGNIQSTAYTGYPDQEDINFDKSLNEIESYYNYEIPLNRTPDNKIAFDPASLDNFITDTVIVKVPGLLDDEVWYRFRIPVRSHTGKIGEIQDFRSIQSMRMLFAGFDKTVTFRFIKFQLGRNAWRKFEDVCDGIDAGNKVLILDKVDIEENAGKTPFNYTTPPGIQRERFYSSQFADIPQNESSILLRKEDLKANCSQSVYKIIDLDIRKYKRLKMFVHGESLKSKDNDGLCVFIRLGKDFTDNYYEYEIPLRFSDEQHFDQRDSIWLKDNEFDFPLQLLLDLKTERNNVVPDFGAYSKPDPEKPKNTVKVVGNPTIGLVRGVLLGFRNKSKETVEDLEVWFNELRLSGLEEKGGVAAQVRAEMQLADLGNISVAGNYASVGWGGIDQKLDQRATYETVQLDAGMNISLDKFLPQSVGIKIPMALQYSNTTLTPQYDPNDTDIELKDKVKAASSQAQKDSIRDRAIDFSEIKSIAFNNVRKERKGSGKPKPWDISNFSVSYSVSVANKHNPIISKDELKSQQGGLDYNYSLTPKYIEPFKKIVTSPLLKFIGDFNFNPIPNSISVRNNLNRKAATRTYRFADPKYSTWEDRKFAWTRDYTLNWDLTKSIKLNFSAKNEAAVDEITFNPLRQAYVNPLTDQEVEASERGRFLRDNLKSFGRTKDYRHNFTIAYQLPTKLFPLLDFVTIRTQYTSSFNWAGGSINSIDSLGSVITNTQSISITGEINFSTLINKSAFLKKYSGESASTGRFRPSVRNQADPKKDEKSKDKKKTKSDKPNPWIQAALTPITMLKRMQMSYAENKGTTIPGFMERPELLGLSSGFDAPGFSFITGGQPDFRKGGWLDKAAEKGWISDNCFFNKEMLQKNSNTLSFKFKVEPVKDFSIDLNVDRTYTKDISETFKYDSIIGTNTLGFQHFTPFENGQLSFILYFITNHIQQ, encoded by the coding sequence GTGGTTTTGGTATTGACATCAAACCGCAGGGTTCTATCGGTTTTTTTGTAGGCGGTTATTACAATTTTACTGACAACCCCCAGTTGCAGGATTATCAGAAAAGACAATGGGGTCCCGATTTCGATACAGATATCCGAATGGACTTGACTGGAAGCATTGGTGATAAATTAAAATTGAATGCCAATTACGATACCAAAGCAGCATTTGATTTTGAAAATAAATTAAAACTTGCTTACGATTCCGAAAAATTTTCGGAAGACGATATCATTAAAAAAATAGAAGCGGGAAATGTAAGTTTACCGCTTCGTACAAAATTGATCCAGGGTAGTCAAAATCTTTTCGGTTTCAAAACAGATTGGCAATTCGGCTATTTGCGATTGACCGGTTTGATCTCTCAGCAAAAATCGAAACAGGAAAACATAGAGGTTAAAGGTGGAGGCGTAGTACAGGAATTTGAAATCAGACCCGATGGTTACGATGAAAACAGACATTTTTTTCTAAGCACTTACAACCGGAGTACCTATGAATTTGCATTGGAAAAACTTCCGGAAATCAATAGTCAGTTTAAAGTAAAAGATATTGAAGTTTGGATCACCGAAGACGCTCAAAATAGCCGGGAAACAGAGTTGCGCGATATCGTTGCATTGGCTGATCTTGGCATTTCAACCCCTGATCAATTTGATATGGGCGATTCAGCCGCATTGACTTTTTTACCGGGAAGAGCCATTTCCAAAGATAAAGCCGGGGTTGAAGTTCCTTCAAATACTTCCAACACATTATTAGATAAAATTCTCGAAAACCCGGAAGCACGAGACCTCAATAAAGTCGTGCGCATTTTATCAAATCCTGCCGGCTTAAATCTGAAACAAGGTAGAGATTTTGAAAAAGTAAGAGCGAGAAGATTAAATCAGAATGAATATACTTACCACGCAGATCTAGGATTCATTTCTTTGCGTCTCAGACCAAGACCCAATCAGGTATTGGCTGTTGCTTATCATTATTTACAAAATGGCAGGGATATCGATCCGCGTTCCGGAGCAACCTATAAAGTGGGAGAATTTACTTCAGAAGTAAAATCGGACTCCTTAAATTATAAAGTCATTTTCGTGAAGATGCTGAAATCATCTGCACAGCGCACGGACTTACCTTCCTACCGGCAGATGATGAAAAACGTTTATCCAACGGGTGGTTTTAATCTGAATCCGGACGATTTTACCATGGATATTTATTACGAAGACCGCGATGGCAAATCTAAACGCTACATCCAGGAAATAGATGGCTTTCCTTTATTGAATTTATTCAGAATGGATTTTTTGAATAAATCCAATGACCCCCAACCGGATGGTGTGTTTGATTTTATACCCGGACAAACGGTGATCCCTGCAAGTGGGGCTGTAATTTTTCCGGTGTTGGAACCCTTCGGTTCTTCTCTGTATAAACTTCTCTCCAATGTGATCAAAGACAGCGTGCGGACAAAAGAAATTTATGATAAATATAAATACACCGCTTTATATGATGTCTCCATTACCGCTGCGCGACGAGAGTTGAAATCCAATCAATTTGTCATCAAAGGATCTTATAAATCCGGTAAATCAAACGAAATATCACTCAACACTTTTAATCTGGATCCCAATGCCCGCGTTGTTGTCAGCGCAGGCTCACGATCGTTAGTTGAGGGATCTGATTATATCGTAGATCGCAATCTCGGGAAGGTGACGATCCTCAATGAAGCCTTATTGCAATCGGGAGTACCTATTAATGTTGATTTTGAAGATAGCGCTTTGTTCAGTTTCCAAACAAAAACCATGATCGGCTTAAGAGCCGAATATTCTAAAAGAAAAGACTGGTCTGTAGGTGCAACCTATATGCATTTATTTGAAAAACCCTTTACAGAAAAAGTGAACATTGGCGAAGATCCAATTAACAACAGAATTGTTGGCCTGGATTTTAACATCGCAAAAAAAGCACCCTGGATGACGCGCATCTTAGATAAGCTTCCGTTTTATGCTACCAAGGAAGTATCCTCCTGGAAGTTGGAAGCTGAGGGCGCCGCGTTATTGCCAGGTCACTCCAATACCATCAATCAACAAGGAAGCGAAGGTGGTGTCGTTTACATCGATGATTTTGAAGGTGCATCTTCGGGAATAGGCTTGGGTTTCAATGTTTCTCAATGGGTCCTGGCGAGTGCGCCACAAGGAATCAACGATAAGCCTTTTCAGGGATCCGGACTTTATGATAACGTCATCAGCAATGCCAATCGGGCCTTATTATCCTGGTACCGCATTGACGATTTTGCCAGAGTAAGTACCCTCAATCCAAATAATCACTACACGAGATTGGTAGATGAAATTGAAATTTTTCCGAACAAGCAAAGACCTATCGGATTTAGTACGGAGTTGACGTTTGACATGACTTATTATCCGGAAGAAAAAGGTCCTTATAATTTTGATGTGAATGGTGGTTTGATGGCAATTGATTCTACATTTGGTGGAGTTAGCACTGCCGGTATCGACCGGGATCACAAACTCTTGCAGCCTGAAACCAGATGGGCAGGGCTGATGACTCGTCTGAATACCAATGATTTTGAAGCCAACAATGTCGAATACATTGATTTCTGGTTGCTGAATCCGTTTTTACCAAAAGCAGATCCTTCAGATCCGGTAACGGGAAATGGAAAATTATACATACAGCTTGGAAATTTTTCAGAAGATATTTTTAAGGATGGTAAACAACAATTTGAACATGGCCTGCCAACTCCTGATTTGAATTTATTGACAGACCCTTCAGTTTTTGGAAAGATCAGCCGTTTCCCTCCTATCACAAGTAGTTTTGATATCAATAATCGCGAAAGGCAAGACTTAGGTTATGATGGATTAAATAGTGTTTCGTCAAATTTCGATAAAGATGAAAATACGTTTTATGCAAATTACATTGCTCAACAACAAAACTTCCTGAATCCAACCGCATTTGCAGAGCTTGCCAGAGATCCTGCTAACGATGATTATACTTCTTACCGCTCCAATACCTTTGCACCCAACATTCCGGTTACAGATAAATACAAAAGATACAATATGCCGGAGGGAAATGCACAAATTGAAACAGGAAATATACAATCTACTGCTTATACCGGTTATCCCGATCAGGAAGATATCAACTTTGATAAATCACTCAATGAAATTGAATCGTATTACAATTATGAAATTCCATTAAATAGAACACCGGACAATAAAATAGCATTCGATCCGGCTTCACTCGATAATTTTATCACAGACACAGTGATCGTAAAAGTACCTGGACTTTTGGATGATGAAGTATGGTATCGCTTTAGAATACCAGTCAGATCGCACACAGGCAAAATAGGTGAGATCCAGGATTTTAGATCTATTCAAAGCATGCGTATGTTATTTGCCGGATTTGATAAAACGGTTACTTTCAGATTTATTAAATTTCAATTAGGCCGAAATGCCTGGCGGAAATTTGAAGATGTATGTGATGGAATAGATGCCGGAAACAAAGTTTTGATTCTCGATAAAGTGGATATCGAAGAAAATGCCGGAAAGACACCGTTTAATTATACAACGCCGCCTGGAATTCAAAGAGAGCGTTTCTACAGTTCACAATTTGCAGATATACCGCAAAATGAATCTTCGATCTTGTTGAGAAAGGAGGACCTCAAAGCCAATTGCTCGCAATCTGTTTATAAAATTATAGACCTCGATATTCGCAAATATAAAAGATTGAAAATGTTCGTTCATGGGGAATCTTTGAAATCCAAAGACAACGATGGACTTTGTGTTTTCATCAGATTAGGAAAAGATTTTACAGATAATTATTACGAATATGAAATTCCATTGCGTTTTTCGGATGAGCAACATTTTGATCAAAGAGATTCCATTTGGTTAAAAGATAATGAATTTGATTTTCCCTTGCAACTCTTATTGGATTTGAAAACGGAAAGAAATAATGTAGTACCAGATTTTGGAGCCTATTCTAAACCCGATCCTGAAAAACCCAAAAACACGGTAAAAGTTGTTGGAAATCCAACCATAGGTTTGGTGAGAGGTGTATTGCTGGGTTTTCGAAATAAGAGTAAAGAAACTGTAGAAGATCTTGAAGTCTGGTTTAATGAATTGCGATTGTCCGGCTTAGAAGAAAAAGGTGGCGTGGCAGCACAGGTGCGCGCGGAAATGCAATTAGCTGATTTAGGAAATATAAGTGTAGCCGGAAATTACGCCTCCGTTGGCTGGGGTGGTATTGACCAGAAATTGGACCAACGCGCGACTTATGAAACGGTACAATTGGATGCCGGGATGAATATTTCTTTGGATAAATTTTTACCTCAAAGTGTAGGTATAAAAATTCCAATGGCCTTGCAATATTCAAATACAACATTGACCCCACAATACGATCCAAACGATACGGATATAGAACTTAAAGACAAAGTTAAAGCTGCTTCAAGCCAGGCACAAAAAGATTCTATTCGCGATCGGGCAATTGATTTCTCTGAGATCAAGAGTATAGCATTCAATAATGTGCGCAAAGAAAGAAAGGGGAGCGGCAAACCTAAACCCTGGGATATCTCCAATTTTTCGGTGAGTTATTCCGTTTCTGTAGCTAATAAACATAACCCTATCATATCCAAAGACGAATTAAAAAGTCAACAAGGCGGTCTCGATTATAATTATTCACTTACGCCGAAATACATAGAACCTTTTAAGAAAATTGTCACGAGTCCGCTGTTGAAGTTTATTGGAGATTTTAATTTTAATCCAATTCCGAATTCAATTTCCGTTAGAAATAATCTGAACCGGAAAGCTGCAACCCGAACCTATCGATTTGCGGATCCGAAGTATAGTACCTGGGAGGATCGCAAATTTGCATGGACCCGCGATTATACTTTGAATTGGGATCTTACCAAGTCCATAAAACTCAATTTTAGTGCGAAGAATGAAGCAGCTGTTGATGAAATAACTTTTAATCCTCTGCGACAGGCTTATGTGAACCCTTTGACAGATCAGGAAGTGGAGGCCAGTGAACGCGGCAGATTTCTCAGAGACAATTTAAAATCATTCGGGCGCACCAAGGACTACCGTCACAATTTTACAATTGCCTATCAATTACCAACAAAATTATTTCCTTTATTAGACTTTGTCACGATTCGCACCCAATATACTTCGAGCTTTAATTGGGCTGGAGGTTCGATTAATTCTATTGATTCACTTGGATCTGTTATTACCAATACACAAAGTATTAGCATCACCGGAGAAATTAATTTTTCGACATTAATCAATAAGTCTGCATTTCTGAAAAAATATAGCGGTGAAAGTGCATCAACAGGTCGATTCAGACCTTCCGTGCGCAACCAGGCGGATCCCAAGAAAGATGAAAAGTCAAAAGACAAAAAGAAAACAAAATCTGATAAACCCAATCCCTGGATTCAGGCAGCACTTACGCCAATAACTATGCTGAAACGAATGCAAATGAGTTATGCTGAAAATAAAGGAACCACCATTCCGGGTTTTATGGAAAGACCGGAACTCTTAGGATTGAGTTCGGGATTTGATGCACCCGGATTTAGTTTTATAACAGGTGGTCAACCTGATTTTCGAAAAGGTGGCTGGTTGGATAAAGCTGCAGAAAAGGGCTGGATTTCTGACAATTGTTTTTTCAACAAGGAAATGTTGCAAAAAAATTCAAATACGCTCAGTTTTAAATTTAAAGTCGAACCCGTAAAAGATTTTAGCATTGATTTAAATGTGGACAGAACATACACGAAAGATATTTCGGAGACTTTTAAATACGACAGTATTATAGGCACGAATACTTTGGGATTCCAACATTTTACGCCTTTTGAAAATGGGCAACTTAGCTTTATCTTATATTTCATTACAAACCATATTCAACAGTGA